One genomic window of Raphanus sativus cultivar WK10039 unplaced genomic scaffold, ASM80110v3 Scaffold1256, whole genome shotgun sequence includes the following:
- the LOC108860427 gene encoding B3 domain-containing protein At5g25470-like: protein MSPERKMQECLSKSSFSKSLSPGQNWKSKSKRIIPEEFLRGTCESFEHRVVFSVPWNNSWQLWLHPDKKGLFMIKEDWDEFVDDNFLGPDDTLVFTHQNTMYFQVRIFKKDGKEIISAPLGVEPKKETTSASTSASGRTTTRGRKSCANVQNPERYLLNPQNPYCAKTVTKSNHLLHVGTPVIRQYGLEFGPRDSSMYFILPDGKKVDGLTKYYSGSPSFLGWENVCQQYNLKTGDTVVCEFELSGRVVAGVRVHFVNE from the exons atgtcaCCGGAGAGAAAGATGCAAGAATGTCTGAGCAAGTCTAGCTTCTCCAAGTCTCTGTCTCCAGGTCAAAACTGGAAATCTAAATCCAAG aGGATTATTCCGGAAGAGTTCTTGAGAGGCACCTGTGAGTCTTTTGAGCACAGAGTGGTGTTTAGCGTTCCATGGAACAATTCTTGGCAACTCTGGCTCCACCCAGACAAAAAAGGTCTGTTTATGATCAAAGAAGACTGGGATGAGTTTGTGGATGACAACTTTTTAGGTCCAGATGATACACTGGTCTTCACACACCAAAACACTATGTATTTCCAAGTGAGAATCTTCAAGAAAGATGGAAAAGAGATCATCTCTGCACCTCTTGGAGTTGAGCCTAAAAAGGAGACAACCTCTGCTTCTACCTCTG CAAGTGGAAGAACAACTACTCGTGGGAGAAAGAGTTGTGCTAATGTGCAAAACCCTGAGCGATACCTCTTAAACCCCCAAAACCCTTATTGTGCGAAGACTGTGACGAAATCAAACCATTTGCTG CATGTGGGCACTCCGGTGATTAGGCAGTATGGCTTGGAGTTTGGTCCCCGTGATTCCTCCATGTACTTCATTCTTCCCGATGGAAAGAAAGTGGATGGCTTAACTAAGTATTACAGCGGTTCTCCTAGTTTCCTTGGCTGGGAGAATGTATGTCAACAGTACAACCTCAAAACAGGAGACACTGTTGTTTGTGAATTTGAGCTCTCAGGACGTGTGGTTGCGGGTGTTAGAGTTCACTTCGTAAATGAATGA